In Sardina pilchardus chromosome 10, fSarPil1.1, whole genome shotgun sequence, one genomic interval encodes:
- the trhr2 gene encoding thyrotropin releasing hormone receptor 2, with protein MAENVSSMSDTPTNVSLASSVDLISQSVEYKTVSVFLVLLVCTVGIVGNIMVVLVVLTTRHMRTPTNCYLVSLAVADLMVLVAAGLPNISDSLTGTWVYGHAGCQGITYLQYLGINVSSCSITAFTVERYIAICHPMKAQTVCTVSRAKRIIAGVWVFTCIYCMVWFFLVDIQVNPDGRVQCGYRVSRDLYLPIYLIDFAIFYVIPLLLAIVLYGLIARILYLSPLPNAPGCSAATATTLRRSCKEPASNGNKGGRPKSTLSSRKQVTKMLAVVVILFALLWMPYRTLVLINSFVSTPYLDAWFLLFCRICIYANSAINPVVYNLMSQKFRSAFRDLYRCKHHDAHSRSFSLLQSGYSMARDPRANVGGANNAGLAKSNGTGETGRRVMMLGPAGRRTSPEPSSVTQCTDTEEKACGAPGEPEALEAQTEALCEGEARAVAGQSQERDGVINHSVV; from the exons ATGGCTGAAAATGTCAGTTCCATGTCGGACACCCCTACCAACGTGTCCCTGGCGAGCTCAGTTGACCTGATCTCCCAGTCTGTGGAGTACAAGACGGTCTCTGTGTTCCTCGTGCTGCTGGTTTGTACTGTGGGCATTGTGGGAAACATCATGGTGGTCCTGGTGGTCTTGACCACACGCCACATGCGCACGCCCACCAACTGCTACCTGGTGAGTCTGGCCGTGGCCGATCTGATGGTCCTGGTGGCAGCGGGGCTGCCCAACATCTCCGACAGCCTGACGGGAACCTGGGTGTATGGCCATGCGGGCTGCCAGGGCATCACCTACCTGCAGTACTTGGGCATCAACGTGTCCTCCTGCTCCATCACCGCTTTCACTGTGGAGAG ATATATTGCCATATGCCACCCGATGAAAGCCCAGACAGTGTGCACGGTGTCTCGGGCCAAACGCATCATTGCAGGCGTGTGGGTCTTCACCTGTATCTACTGCATGGTGTGGTTCTTCCTCGTTGACATCCAG GTGAACCCTGACGGGCGTGTGCAGTGCGGCTATCGCGTGTCCCGCGACCTCTACCTCCCCATCTACCTCATCGACTTCGCCATCTTCTACGTGATCCCTCTGCTGCTGGCCATCGTGCTGTACGGTCTCATCGCCCGCATCCTGTACCTCAGCCCTCTGCCCAACGCCCCGGGATGCAGCGCTGCCACGGCAACCACGCTCCGCCGCAGCTGCAAGGAACCCGCCAGCAACGGCAACAAGGGAGGGCGGCCCAAGAGCACACTGTCGTCCaggaagcag GTGACTAAAAtgctggcggtggtggtgatCCTGTTTGCCCTGCTGTGGATGCCCTACCGCACGCTGGTGCTCATCAACTCGTTCGTGAGCACCCCTTACCTGGACGCCTGGTTCCTGCTCTTCTGCCGCATCTGCATTTACGCCAACAGCGCCATCAACCCGGTGGTCTACAACCTGATGTCGCAGAAGTTCCGCTCGGCCTTCCGCGACCTCTACCGCTGCAAGCACCACGACGCCCACTCCCGCTCCTTCTCGCTGCTCCAGTCGGGCTACAGCATGGCCAGGGACCCCCGCGCCAACGTCGGCGGTGCCAACAACGCTGGCCTGGCTAAGAGCAACGGCACCGGGGAGACGGGCAGGAGGGTGATGATGCTGGGGCCCGCTGGGCGGAGGACGAGCCCAGAGCCCTCCTCCGTCACCCAGTGCACGGACACCGAGGAGAAGGCCTGTGGAGCCCCAGGGGAGCCTGAGGCACTTGAAGCCCAGACGGAGGCTCTCTGTGAGGGGGAAGCGAGGGCTGTGGCTGGGCAGTCCCAGGAGAGGGATGGGGTGATTAACCATAGTGTTGTGTGA